A single genomic interval of Alteromonas sp. BL110 harbors:
- a CDS encoding class II 3-deoxy-7-phosphoheptulonate synthase, with the protein MSNWQVDSWRNKPILQQPQYDDKVRLKEVEQTLSSYPPLVFAAEARELRRQLGEVSLGKGFLLQGGDCAESFDEFNAPKIRDTFKVILQMAIVLTFAGRCPVTKVARMAGQYAKPRSSDFETRGDVTLPSYRGDIINNFEFTEAARRPDPDRLLEAYHRSASTLNLLRAFAQGGLADLHEVNRWNMAFVENSPLKERYSDMANRIQDTLEFMDVIGINAQTSSTLHETSLFTSHEALLLNYEQALTRIDTLTGKPYDCSAHMVWIGERTRQLDHAHVEFFRGIHNPIGVKVGPSMQEDELIRLIDALNPLNDPGRLTLITRMGADNLADNLPRLLRKVKAEGRHVVWSSDPMHGNTFSASSGYKTRNFDAILKEIKQFFQAHESEGTHAGGIHLEMTGQHVTECTGGAYQISDDDLAQAYKTQCDPRLNADQVLEMAFLVADHLRNA; encoded by the coding sequence TTGAGTAATTGGCAAGTAGACAGTTGGAGAAATAAACCTATTCTTCAGCAACCACAGTACGATGACAAAGTACGTTTAAAAGAAGTAGAGCAAACGCTAAGTTCTTATCCTCCATTAGTATTCGCCGCAGAAGCCCGTGAACTTAGACGTCAGCTAGGTGAAGTAAGCTTGGGTAAAGGCTTTCTTTTACAAGGCGGTGACTGCGCAGAGTCGTTTGACGAGTTTAACGCCCCTAAAATTCGCGATACCTTTAAAGTTATCCTTCAAATGGCGATTGTGCTTACTTTTGCTGGTCGCTGCCCGGTAACTAAGGTTGCACGCATGGCAGGCCAGTACGCCAAGCCCCGTTCATCAGATTTTGAAACTCGTGGTGACGTGACCTTGCCAAGCTATCGCGGCGATATCATTAATAACTTTGAGTTTACCGAAGCAGCACGTCGACCTGACCCTGATCGCTTGTTAGAAGCGTACCACCGCAGTGCTTCAACGTTGAACCTTCTTCGCGCATTTGCCCAAGGTGGTTTGGCCGACCTTCACGAAGTGAACCGTTGGAACATGGCGTTTGTTGAAAACAGCCCGCTTAAAGAGCGTTATTCGGATATGGCCAACCGTATTCAAGATACGCTTGAGTTTATGGATGTTATTGGCATTAACGCACAAACTAGCTCTACGCTTCATGAAACCTCGCTGTTTACGTCGCACGAAGCCTTGCTTTTAAACTACGAACAGGCGCTTACGCGTATTGATACGCTTACCGGCAAGCCTTACGACTGCTCTGCGCATATGGTGTGGATTGGCGAGCGTACTCGTCAGCTAGATCATGCGCACGTCGAGTTCTTCCGTGGTATTCACAACCCAATTGGTGTGAAAGTAGGACCAAGCATGCAGGAAGACGAGCTTATTCGTTTAATCGATGCGCTTAACCCGCTAAACGACCCTGGGCGTTTAACGCTTATTACGCGGATGGGAGCCGATAACTTAGCTGACAACTTGCCACGCTTACTGCGTAAAGTAAAAGCGGAAGGTAGGCATGTCGTGTGGAGTTCTGACCCAATGCATGGCAACACGTTCTCGGCATCTAGCGGCTATAAAACCCGTAACTTCGATGCAATCTTGAAAGAAATTAAACAGTTCTTCCAAGCGCATGAATCAGAAGGTACGCACGCTGGTGGTATTCACCTTGAAATGACTGGCCAGCACGTAACGGAATGTACTGGTGGCGCTTATCAAATTAGCGATGATGATTTAGCACAAGCATATAAGACACAATGCGATCCGCGCCTAAATGCGGACCAAGTGCTTGAAATGGCGTTCTTAGTGGCTGATCATCTGCGTAATGCGTAA
- a CDS encoding ABC transporter ATP-binding protein, which yields MSTSESASDTAVILSLENVRVGSRLWVEGLNAKKGECIHIIGPNGAGKTTLLLTLAGLIDADEGKVSLHSKPMDNWSLAALASVRTLLAQQSESGFHLSVKEYLSFYTTAKQPSFIPGVLEKALEVSGFLNKILTQLSGGERQRVEICRALLQIWPQLERGEGIAYLDEPLQGLDIRHQYALASLVKFLCSKGNTILMTSHDIALSANYCDSLWLMQKGCMVALGEPQDVVTQANLENVFECHFAISKHDNFLEIQVCAPISLE from the coding sequence ATGAGCACTAGCGAAAGCGCTTCGGATACCGCAGTGATTTTAAGCCTAGAAAACGTTAGGGTTGGTTCGCGACTTTGGGTGGAAGGCTTAAACGCGAAAAAGGGCGAATGTATTCATATCATAGGGCCAAATGGGGCAGGGAAGACAACGCTGCTACTTACCCTTGCGGGTCTTATTGATGCTGATGAAGGTAAAGTGTCGCTTCATAGCAAGCCAATGGATAATTGGTCTCTTGCCGCACTTGCCAGCGTACGTACTTTGCTAGCTCAGCAAAGCGAAAGTGGTTTTCACCTTTCGGTAAAGGAATATTTAAGCTTTTATACAACAGCTAAACAACCCTCGTTTATTCCTGGGGTTCTAGAAAAAGCCCTTGAAGTGTCTGGCTTTTTGAACAAAATTCTTACTCAGCTTTCTGGTGGCGAGCGCCAACGGGTAGAAATTTGTCGAGCGCTACTGCAAATTTGGCCGCAGTTAGAGCGTGGAGAGGGCATTGCCTATTTAGATGAGCCTCTGCAGGGGCTTGATATTAGGCATCAATACGCACTGGCTAGCTTGGTGAAGTTCCTTTGTAGTAAAGGAAATACAATACTTATGACTTCTCACGATATCGCACTTAGCGCAAACTATTGCGATAGTCTATGGTTAATGCAGAAAGGCTGTATGGTCGCGCTGGGAGAGCCACAAGACGTAGTGACCCAGGCAAACCTTGAGAATGTGTTCGAATGCCATTTTGCTATAAGCAAGCACGATAACTTTCTAGAAATTCAAGTTTGCGCACCTATTTCCTTAGAATAA
- a CDS encoding FecCD family ABC transporter permease produces the protein MVVLTLLCSLVVGVVGIIGVTGLSSTAADLKQHIIVQLQIPLILTACLVGAALSVSGATLQVVLRNPLADPGIIGITSGASLVAALLLLLTPQWASAYLHYLLPFGCFVGALLSTFVIYRLARKLLGSSTAVILAGIAISTLSGAVIAWLYMFSDANALRNLTFWLMGSLYQTNWLILSVGGPLIVIAVGLQLIFAGDLNKLYAGELAAKSSGVDVEKVTERSLIVCAIAVGTAVSMAGSIAFVGLLIPHILRLIIGHNNRYLLPLSALSGASLLMLVALSSEMTRAITLPVSMITATLGGPLLIWALAKGQLKG, from the coding sequence TTGGTTGTATTAACGCTACTTTGTTCGCTAGTCGTTGGCGTGGTGGGTATCATTGGCGTGACAGGGCTTTCTAGCACTGCTGCTGACTTAAAGCAGCACATTATCGTTCAGCTTCAAATACCGCTTATACTTACCGCATGCCTAGTAGGGGCGGCACTTTCCGTTAGTGGCGCCACATTGCAGGTGGTACTGCGAAACCCACTTGCCGACCCAGGAATCATAGGCATCACCAGCGGGGCAAGTTTGGTTGCCGCACTATTGCTTCTGTTAACGCCTCAATGGGCTTCAGCGTACCTGCATTACTTACTGCCCTTTGGGTGCTTTGTGGGGGCATTGTTATCTACTTTTGTTATTTACCGTTTAGCTAGGAAATTGCTGGGCTCCTCCACTGCGGTAATTCTGGCTGGTATTGCCATATCGACTCTTAGTGGGGCTGTTATTGCCTGGCTTTATATGTTCAGCGACGCTAATGCCCTTCGTAACCTCACTTTTTGGCTAATGGGCAGCTTATACCAAACTAACTGGTTAATTTTATCGGTTGGAGGCCCGTTGATAGTTATAGCTGTAGGTTTACAGCTTATTTTCGCTGGCGATTTAAACAAGCTATATGCCGGTGAACTTGCGGCTAAAAGTAGCGGTGTGGACGTAGAAAAAGTTACCGAACGTTCTCTTATCGTCTGTGCTATCGCGGTGGGTACGGCGGTATCGATGGCTGGGTCTATCGCGTTTGTAGGCTTATTAATACCCCATATTTTGCGATTGATCATAGGGCATAATAATCGCTATTTGTTGCCCTTAAGTGCGTTAAGTGGTGCAAGTCTTTTAATGCTGGTAGCGCTAAGTTCAGAAATGACTCGCGCCATTACACTTCCTGTCTCTATGATTACAGCAACGTTAGGTGGCCCGTTGCTTATATGGGCACTGGCAAAAGGCCAGCTTAAAGGCTGA
- a CDS encoding low molecular weight protein-tyrosine-phosphatase: MKQSTSVLFVCLGNICRSPTAEAVFKRKASEAGLNIYIESAGTHGYHIGKPADKRSQAAGVERGYSFKGLKCRRVDESDFERFDYILAMDNSNFKNLLGMAPSQYQEKIKLFLDFADVEDKEVPDPYYGGKRGFELVLDLIEEASDGLIAHIKQAQ; this comes from the coding sequence ATGAAACAATCTACATCGGTGTTGTTCGTGTGTTTGGGTAATATTTGCCGTTCTCCAACCGCTGAAGCTGTATTTAAACGTAAAGCGAGCGAGGCCGGCCTCAATATTTATATCGAGTCTGCCGGAACCCATGGCTACCACATTGGGAAACCCGCAGATAAGCGTTCACAGGCGGCTGGGGTAGAGCGAGGTTACAGTTTTAAGGGGCTTAAATGTCGACGGGTCGATGAAAGTGACTTTGAGCGCTTCGACTATATTTTAGCCATGGATAACAGCAACTTCAAAAATCTTCTCGGCATGGCGCCTAGCCAGTATCAGGAAAAGATTAAGCTATTTTTGGACTTTGCAGATGTGGAAGACAAAGAAGTACCTGACCCATACTACGGAGGAAAGCGCGGCTTTGAGCTGGTGTTAGACCTAATTGAAGAAGCGTCGGATGGCTTGATTGCGCATATTAAACAAGCCCAGTAA
- the pepE gene encoding dipeptidase PepE, whose translation MTAHVLMLSSSRQGDEAYLEHARALIFAHLGEIRDILFVPYAAVTQSYDSYVDAVAAALPECNVTGLHTVEDPVAAVNNAKKNGQAIVVGGGNTFHLLSTLYANALIVPIKHAIADCTPYIGWSAGSNICGQSIRTTNDMPIIEPPSFDALDIVPFQLNPHYTDYQPPGHNGETRDQRLEEFTTLNPTTPVVAIREGTALRLCDNQLTLVGEKDGFIFLGEEKTPINSGDDLTYLLDSGE comes from the coding sequence ATGACCGCACATGTACTTATGCTAAGTAGCTCTCGCCAAGGCGACGAAGCTTACCTAGAGCACGCTAGAGCGCTTATTTTTGCACACTTAGGCGAAATTCGCGACATTCTATTTGTTCCTTACGCAGCTGTAACTCAATCTTACGACAGTTATGTAGATGCTGTTGCTGCTGCTCTGCCAGAATGCAATGTTACTGGGCTACATACCGTTGAAGATCCGGTTGCCGCGGTAAATAACGCAAAGAAAAACGGCCAAGCTATTGTGGTAGGTGGTGGAAATACCTTTCACCTGCTTTCAACACTTTATGCGAACGCGCTTATTGTACCAATAAAGCATGCCATCGCCGATTGCACACCCTATATAGGCTGGAGTGCAGGCTCTAATATATGTGGTCAATCAATTAGAACCACTAATGATATGCCTATTATTGAGCCGCCTAGTTTTGATGCACTAGATATCGTGCCGTTCCAGTTGAACCCGCACTACACCGATTATCAGCCTCCTGGCCATAACGGTGAAACCCGGGATCAGCGATTGGAAGAGTTTACTACGCTAAACCCAACCACACCGGTAGTGGCTATCCGTGAAGGTACGGCGCTGCGTCTTTGTGATAACCAACTTACTTTAGTCGGCGAAAAAGACGGCTTCATCTTCTTAGGTGAAGAAAAAACGCCAATTAATTCAGGTGATGATTTAACTTATTTGCTTGATAGCGGCGAATAG
- the bioD gene encoding dethiobiotin synthase codes for MKQYFITGTDTEVGKTYVTCQLLKAAQQASLTCIGYKPISAGCEQVNGEWVNEDALNIQKACSKIRENKAVSSVGDKKRENAREKNEESGQTLPLHQINPIALRPPIAPHIAALEEGVALTFENIAQGLDKLHAYQPDLLLMEGAGGWRLPLTLGDEYKPTYYLSDVVKALNMDVILVVGMRLGCLNHALLSAEAIRADGLTIKGWVANDITGNMTRYQENLHSLKAMLPEPLLAEIPYQREPDEEALFAAIKQIS; via the coding sequence ATGAAACAGTATTTCATTACCGGTACCGACACAGAGGTAGGAAAAACCTATGTCACCTGCCAATTATTAAAAGCCGCGCAGCAGGCATCGCTTACCTGCATCGGCTATAAACCTATTTCAGCTGGTTGTGAGCAGGTCAACGGTGAGTGGGTTAACGAAGATGCGCTAAATATACAAAAAGCATGTTCCAAAATACGCGAAAACAAAGCTGTTAGTAGTGTAGGAGATAAGAAGCGAGAAAACGCGAGGGAGAAAAACGAAGAAAGTGGACAGACACTTCCTTTACATCAAATAAATCCTATCGCATTAAGGCCGCCCATTGCGCCACATATCGCTGCACTTGAAGAGGGCGTGGCGTTAACCTTTGAAAATATTGCGCAAGGACTTGATAAGCTGCATGCCTATCAACCAGACCTTCTGTTAATGGAGGGCGCAGGTGGGTGGCGATTACCCTTAACGCTAGGTGATGAGTATAAACCTACGTATTATCTTTCCGACGTTGTGAAAGCGCTCAACATGGACGTGATTTTAGTTGTGGGTATGCGACTAGGTTGCTTAAACCATGCGCTATTAAGCGCAGAAGCAATACGGGCTGATGGGTTGACTATAAAAGGGTGGGTGGCCAACGACATCACAGGTAACATGACGCGATACCAGGAAAACCTGCATTCTCTTAAAGCCATGTTACCCGAACCGCTGCTGGCGGAAATTCCCTACCAGCGTGAGCCTGATGAAGAGGCGCTATTCGCCGCTATCAAGCAAATAAGTTAA
- a CDS encoding methyltransferase domain-containing protein, whose product MLASPAAKSASLTESLKPLEGKTLSGTARVLPDNEDAFVAESCNSAVAVSANGTGKAKNAVTTRKVSEQSVAYRFSKAAARYNSIANIQRIIAEQALANLPSALQDEALDIGCGTGIHTLALSKKGAVVTGVDIAEGMLAQAQKKYSDPIFGPFFVKGSAVDLPFCENTFSTVFSSMALQWASDTNLVGSEIARVLKQDGIAELAIMVSGSFDELKTARKVAQLPQADTYMPTTAQWVSGFKQSGLRLQRVITKDYVDTHQDIMSLLRSVKGVGAGETGRKQPPLTRRDIKKLAMAYSNMSNLESKLPLTYRVSHFRLEKR is encoded by the coding sequence ATGTTGGCAAGCCCAGCTGCAAAATCAGCTTCATTGACAGAGTCATTGAAACCTTTGGAAGGTAAGACATTAAGTGGTACGGCAAGAGTGCTTCCTGATAATGAAGACGCTTTTGTAGCAGAGTCTTGTAATTCCGCTGTTGCTGTATCAGCTAACGGTACCGGCAAAGCTAAAAACGCGGTTACCACACGAAAAGTTAGTGAGCAGAGCGTAGCATATAGATTTTCAAAAGCAGCAGCGCGGTACAATAGTATTGCGAATATTCAGCGTATTATTGCCGAGCAAGCGTTGGCAAACTTGCCTAGCGCTTTGCAAGACGAGGCGCTCGATATCGGCTGTGGCACAGGTATTCATACACTGGCGCTTTCAAAAAAAGGCGCAGTTGTAACAGGAGTAGACATTGCTGAGGGTATGTTGGCGCAGGCACAAAAAAAGTACTCTGACCCCATTTTTGGCCCTTTTTTCGTAAAAGGAAGCGCCGTTGACTTGCCCTTCTGTGAAAACACGTTTTCAACGGTGTTTTCGTCCATGGCGCTACAATGGGCGAGTGACACCAACCTCGTGGGCAGCGAGATCGCGCGAGTGCTTAAACAGGATGGTATCGCTGAGCTGGCTATTATGGTGTCGGGCTCTTTTGATGAGCTTAAAACCGCGCGTAAAGTGGCGCAACTCCCGCAAGCGGACACTTACATGCCGACAACCGCACAGTGGGTAAGCGGGTTTAAGCAATCCGGACTTCGCTTACAACGAGTTATAACCAAAGATTATGTAGATACTCACCAAGATATTATGTCGCTATTGCGCTCTGTGAAAGGTGTGGGTGCAGGTGAAACTGGACGTAAACAACCTCCGCTCACCCGCCGAGATATTAAAAAATTAGCCATGGCTTACAGCAACATGAGTAATTTAGAAAGTAAGTTACCGCTTACCTACCGCGTGAGTCATTTTAGGTTAGAAAAACGATGA
- a CDS encoding aminotransferase class I/II-fold pyridoxal phosphate-dependent enzyme, with translation MAFNWLGDSLSASAQEGLLRQRHCQQYEKDSIICINGEHYLNFSSNDYLGMRQHEGVLQSWVEGLAQFGGGSGASPLVTGHTQAHLAVEAYIADGLNREAALLFNSGFAANQALCMALFPHIPHAGRSGASGHIIADKLMHASFLEGAQCVSQSAKLRRFRHNDLNHLDSVLSSVCNNPILAADKHSEIEAEANFKLSQQDILIASEGVFSMDGDVAPCKDMADIASKYNAWFMLDDAHGMGILGDNGFGTVEAHNLSQQQVPVVMGTFGKAVGTAGAFIAGSQTLIDYLVNFSKHYVYSTAMPPAQAVATLYSLTHIASDTARRELLIKNISYFRESFQKRFGQTLNTNKESDNSDHITLGTITLGASQSAIQPVIVGSPERAVALSEGLKQRGIWATAIRQPTVPKNQDRLRITLTANHRAQDIDVLIDALELSLNGLNELSCGGLSEPSVKGGA, from the coding sequence ACGAGAAAGACAGCATTATTTGTATTAATGGTGAGCACTACCTTAATTTTTCGAGCAACGATTATCTAGGAATGCGGCAGCATGAAGGCGTATTGCAAAGTTGGGTTGAAGGGTTGGCGCAATTTGGTGGGGGCAGCGGTGCATCGCCCTTGGTAACGGGGCATACGCAGGCTCATTTAGCTGTTGAAGCTTATATTGCCGATGGTTTAAACCGTGAAGCAGCACTGTTATTTAACTCCGGCTTTGCCGCCAATCAAGCTTTGTGTATGGCACTTTTCCCTCACATTCCTCACGCCGGAAGAAGCGGGGCGTCAGGGCATATTATTGCTGACAAGCTTATGCACGCGTCGTTTTTAGAAGGGGCGCAGTGTGTTTCTCAAAGCGCTAAGCTTCGCCGCTTTAGGCATAATGATCTGAACCATTTAGATAGCGTACTTTCGAGTGTTTGCAATAACCCTATTCTGGCTGCGGATAAGCATAGCGAAATTGAAGCTGAAGCTAATTTTAAATTAAGCCAACAAGATATTCTTATTGCCAGCGAAGGCGTGTTTAGCATGGACGGTGATGTTGCGCCTTGCAAAGACATGGCTGATATCGCCTCAAAATACAATGCATGGTTTATGTTAGACGATGCACATGGCATGGGGATTTTAGGCGATAATGGTTTTGGCACTGTTGAAGCACACAACCTAAGCCAACAACAGGTTCCAGTTGTTATGGGAACGTTCGGTAAAGCGGTAGGCACAGCAGGAGCATTTATTGCCGGAAGCCAAACTTTAATTGATTATCTGGTGAATTTTTCTAAACACTATGTGTATTCCACTGCCATGCCTCCAGCACAAGCAGTCGCAACCTTATATTCACTTACCCATATTGCCAGCGATACCGCTCGTCGCGAGTTGCTTATCAAGAATATTTCCTATTTTAGAGAGTCGTTCCAAAAACGTTTTGGACAGACACTCAATACGAACAAGGAAAGCGATAATTCAGACCATATCACCTTGGGAACTATCACCTTGGGAGCCTCGCAAAGCGCTATTCAGCCCGTTATTGTCGGCAGCCCCGAGCGTGCCGTTGCGTTAAGTGAAGGTTTAAAACAACGAGGAATTTGGGCAACCGCTATCCGGCAACCTACAGTACCGAAAAACCAAGACAGGCTGCGCATAACCTTAACCGCAAATCATAGGGCCCAAGATATCGACGTATTAATTGACGCCCTTGAGTTGTCACTAAATGGTTTAAACGAGCTATCGTGCGGTGGGTTAAGTGAACCGTCTGTTAAAGGGGGAGCATAA